The DNA sequence TAGGGTTAGGGATGAGGCTTAATTTGGGATCATATACTATATTCAATACTCTTTGTCACTCGTACAGAGGACAAACAGAAAACAGACAACAtgcaaataaattaaatactgGGGATAGGACCAAACAGGAAAACacacaattaatatttaaatactaGAGGGGACACTAGTACCATGTTAAATAACTTCCCCAAAATGTTATGGAAGAGACcttaattaaatcatatattattttcaatatttaacaGGTACAATACCATAGTGCCTGACTGAGAAAATTCTTAACTACCGCCATAAGGCATGTAACTTTGTCTTTTATGTCTTTTAAAGGTGCAAACTTGAACATGAACATAGGAGGCACAAAACCTAGCTTCTAAATAAAGCAGGGAGGGCAAAGAATTGCTTTTTACTGATTGCAGCAATCATAATGTTCATCTATAGTATGGTGTAAGAACCAAGTAATGCAGGGTATTTCAAAACTAAGCCCAAGTTTAAACTCGGCATGCACCACTGGAACAATATTGCTAAGCACATATGATAAGAACTGTTTAAGTTTTACAAAATGTAAAATTGTAGTAATCCTTAACACTTTGCGATCACAACCAGTTCAAGAAGTGATATTAATAGAGTGTACAAACCTTTCTCTGTATGATTTTACTGATCAAGGCTAATTGACAATGTATACACAAAACCGTCACCATCTAAATTTAATTCTAAAGTTCGCACACTACACAACGAACCACACAATAAGATATAGAACAAAGACTCTTCTACTACAAATTACCATGGGTACACGGTATTGCCATTGAATTTACCCTTTTATATGCATTGTCACTGTTTTTGATGTCAGTGAATCAAATGATCCggcaaaagaaatgaaaatacaGATAAAAAGATAGATCATTGTTAAGAATTATGTCCTCCAAATGAATGTTTTGGAGTATCATGGAAAATATTTGATAGACAGTTCCAAAGGATATACGTCAAAGTTTAGAAAACAGTCTTTGCAAAATTAGGGTGACTCAGAATTGTGCAtagaagttaaaaattatttcagtcACTTTTCAGGCCAAGTTTACAATTACCAAGCTTGCGTCTCTACAATGCTGTACACTacagaaaaataaattactacCCTTTCTTGTCTAGGGAAACCTGTATACTTAAGGGGAAACactaaacattaaaaatttaacttGCATACAATctggaaaaaaataataataacagttTATTATTTAAGGAGATTGTGTCAACTGATCTCACCCCAATGGACAAAGGTGACCGATATATAGATTATTTATCTAGGAGCCTAACAGAATCttaataaaatttacaattgctaaataataacaaaatcacCTTCCCAGTTCTTCTGGGGTCATGGTAAGGCAGGCTGTGGATGACGACAATTCTCCACAATCCAATATTCTTGCTGCTGTTCAATTCACTGGATTTTGTCATAAATCTGTATGTTTCTTCATCTACGAACATAAAGAAGCATACATTTTTCTTGGCAGTTTCACTAATATTCTTTGGTTGTTGTATCAGATCATAAGCCCCTGACAGAACTCAAGTTATCAGACTAGCAACCACATACGtcgtgttatatatatataaatatatatatatatactagttctCATTTAAGCCTCACtttagatagatagatagatagatagatagatagatagatagatagatagatatagaTGTACCAAATATTGCTGATGCAACAACAATCCCTTGACATCTATCCATCTCAAAAAGGTCCGAATCATCAAGATCAAATCCTGTCTGCCGTCCAGGCTTTATCCCTCTAACAAATCTATTGGTTTATGTACGACCCAACACAACGTGGAAGGCaaattagaaataaaatgaaaataaacacTTAGCAATAATTTGTagtaaatttaaaagaaaaagataAGCCACAAGATCTATTTCAAAACTACAATCCATAGGAACTAAACCATACCCACAGTGGATGCTCATTGATTCTCTTATGTCATAAGAATTAATTCGCTGCTTGAGAGTTGGATATCCTCCAAATTCTGAGCCTCCAAACTCACTTCTAGTCGAATTTTCTTCTGTGATGTAGGTTAAATTCTGAATTACTGGGGAGAATGATGGGGCATTCGGCATTAAAGATATAGCTTCTTCAACAGGAAGGTAACATACTGGGCATGCTGAAAACACCAAAAAATTTCAACACAAATTACATCAATAAGCCAGCCATAATCAGTTTTAATATTTCTATTCATTCAAATCGAGCAAGGGATCCCTACAGTATGAAAATGTATCATGCTACAATGGCAGAACTACGTAAGATGATGATTTCAGAAGAAATCTGACAGAAATCAAAGAAAACAAGTTTAAGAAGTCCAACTTACGACGTGGTCCGATTCTTTTCTTATCTGCTGGTGGGGGAGGTAACGTGAAACTTTCACAGGGATTTCCGGGGGGAAGGGTATAGCCTTTAAAATAAACTGGCGGTGGAGAAGGCTTCGACATAAATCTTCCAAAATCACTCTGTACAGATGAATTCAATTCCATATGTATATATTGATCAACATTATTTGGTGAAAAATAACTGTGAGTGCCTAACTCTGAAGTGCCATTAAGCCCCAAGCTCGGAATCTGGACGCCCTGCTGTCCATCTATACCTCGAAATGATCGAAGAGACATCAGTTAGCCAAGATAAATCTAACTTCTTTGAATGCAGCATAGGGGTGAAGGCACAAACATGGAATCAAAGGCAATCGTGAATGTTCCTGCAAACTAATTGCATTAAACTACTACTTAGCTGGTTGACAATCATAAGCGGATTAatccatttttaatatattacatttactTTTATCCCACAAGAACCTGCTATTGGGGATTTTCACAAATAAAAATTGCTCATGAACAAGTCAACGATACCTATTGTGCTTCATTATACTTTGACTTCACACGAGAAGAAAAACTTGAGAAACACATGAAGAACAGTAAATGCCAATAACATCGAAAATTACATGATAATCTTATGTTTCActaattattcaaaaatctACATACAGTTAGGACTTAGGACTAGCAACTTAAGGTGATAACGATATGCCAATCCATTAATATCTATACTAATCTACTAGTATTCTAGTAACTAATGTCTAATCAGCTTTATTCGGGAAACTTAGCACCAAAAATCAACTCCTGCTGAAGGCATGACAACTGACCAGTAATGGCCGCAGACGAGCATAATCAATATTAGCACTACTATTATTGCACATTACACTCGTCTTTGGGTTTGTTGCTGTAACTAAAACATccataaattactttaaagTTTCTAATATATACGTCCTCCATTCTGCAAGCGTATAAAAATCCGATGTTTTTACATCACTGCTTAGTTCTTACTATAAAAGAGCTGCATTCATTCAACAAATACCAAGAAAATATAACTAACAAAAAGGGTGAAACAATCGATCCAAACCTTTGCCAAAATACAACACCCATCCGAAAACCACAGCCGAAATCGCACACAACAGCAGCATTCCCACTTTCCTCCGCGGCGCAACCTTGAAGAACCAATGAACCAATCCCTCCTTCTCCTTATACATTTTCTGAGGTTTCCTAACAACAACAAGTGATGATTGTACTTCTTGATTTGATTGTAACTGCAATGACCCATAACTTCCTGACCGGAGTCCCAATGACCCCGAAATCATCTCCAAGCAGACCCTAAACCTTCTCTCATCTCCACTCCTAAatcattcaaaataaaaatcacaacaATCCAAGATTTCAAATCTAAGATACCCAAATGAACATATAACAACCCCAGCTCCTCAAACTTGCCAACCCAAATGCAGCAATTCAAGAGCCAGTTCAAAGATTAGATTTTGCACACAAAAATGGAGAAAGATCACTGACCCAAATGCATTAAAGTGAATACAGAAAGGCCAAAATGATCAAAAAACAGTGTGTTGATACACAATAATGCACACAGTAAATTAACTTAAAGATCACTGAGTGTTAGAAGGAGCAAAAGCACATGTAATGATGGGAACAGAACAGGGCTGTATCCAAACTGGGGTGCATTTAATTCTTTGTGCAAATCAATTGTTTTGGTCTGAATCTGAGATCACAATGTTGGTTTCATTTTCATCAATGTTCTTGAATAATTTTGATAGGAAAGTGAGAATTATTATGTTGTCTCTGTAGgtgattgtgtatatatatttaaactttttaactaattatcaataattttatgttattaatattataaatatgtataatcacttcagaaaaataatactccctccgtccccctcaattaattatattgaacttttttttttgaataaaaatttactatctaaacttttatacaaaaaataaaaatttctaaaaaaattataaaattatgttttatatatgtctaaaaatatgtatcgagtaatataaaaaaagtataaaaatgaGAAGGACTGAGTGAGTATGATATAACATGAATGGGCATGGTTATTAATTTTGAGATCTGTTTCTATGAACATGGGAATATGTGAAGTCTGTTTTCACAAACATGAGACCAATAGTATGGTGTTcgactaattttattttttaatttaattttcgtaaaagattatataaaatttgatttttttaaataatatatatatatatatatatatatataatttgatattcttttgaaataaattcttatttttcaatagataataaaaaaaagctgttaaattttttaaaaaaaacttaccCAGATAAAATTACAGTGGAAAAATCACTTATCTTAACATTTTACCTTACCCAAATTTTTGCCCCATAGTTCTTCAATATTGGGGCTGTTTGTTTGGTAGAAGCAggagcttctgcttctcttaacCCGTATgtgtaaataagcagaagcaCTCTAAAAATGTTCTTTTCTCTCCCAGCTTCTTCCCACTTCTACCCAGTTTTTTTGtttaagtaagaagtcacttctttcaAGTTAACCCAAACGCCcccattatttttattaattatgctAAGATTTTAATCGATGTGTATATCTAAGTTCTAACCGTTAACTAGTGTTTGTTTTTCAACATAAAATCGTTGACTTAAGAAACCATGGTGGTGTTTGGCAACCACTTAAAAGCCGACTTCTGGCTTATAAGCCAACTTCTACTTTTTGCGGagtgtttgtgtaaagaagttagaagcacttcTGGTGACTTATAAGCTGAGAAGTTGGAAGTTAgaaatgctagctttttttcttgacttatttttttttccgaAATTTAACTTCACAACAATGTGTAGGATCATTCTAAAAGATagtttatgatattttattattattttagcaatttttatacctaataagtcatgaattttaatgaatttatccaaacacttaaatagcttataagtccaaaccaacttatcacttataatccacttctttactttaagcaataagtcac is a window from the Daucus carota subsp. sativus chromosome 8, DH1 v3.0, whole genome shotgun sequence genome containing:
- the LOC108200103 gene encoding probable hexosyltransferase MUCI70, producing MISGSLGLRSGSYGSLQLQSNQEVQSSLVVVRKPQKMYKEKEGLVHWFFKVAPRRKVGMLLLCAISAVVFGWVLYFGKDGQQGVQIPSLGLNGTSELGTHSYFSPNNVDQYIHMELNSSVQSDFGRFMSKPSPPPVYFKGYTLPPGNPCESFTLPPPPADKKRIGPRPCPVCYLPVEEAISLMPNAPSFSPVIQNLTYITEENSTRSEFGGSEFGGYPTLKQRINSYDIRESMSIHCGFVRGIKPGRQTGFDLDDSDLFEMDRCQGIVVASAIFGAYDLIQQPKNISETAKKNVCFFMFVDEETYRFMTKSSELNSSKNIGLWRIVVIHSLPYHDPRRTGKVPKLLLHRLFPNARYSLWIDGKLELVVDPYQILERFLWRKNASFAISRHYRRFDVFVEAEANKAAAKYDNASIDFQVDFYRREGLTPYSEAKLPITSDVPEGCVIIKEHIPIANLFSCLWFNEVDRFTPRDQISFSTVRDKIMSKTNWTVNMFLDCERRNFVVQGYHRDVLEHWAPPPPPGVISISHPPLPAAENKKLHGVSRDIVAANATKVPSRRGKDRSGSRRHRKVTAGSRDIN